CACGATGGGAGGCGGCGTCGATCTCCTCCATGGTGGAGTTGATGACGTCCTTCAGCGGCACGTAGTCCTCGGAGGTGCGCCGCTCGGTGACGGCGTAGATCTCCGCCTGTGCGGTGTTGACCAGATCGTCCACGTCGCCGCCGTCGGTGGCGTAACCGAGCTGGACGATCCGCGTTCCGGCATCGACCAGACGGCGCAGCACCGCCTGCTCGCGCACGATCCGCGCGTAGTAGCCGGCGTTCGCCGCCGTCGGCACCGACGACAGCAGCGTGTGCAGATAGGGCGCCCCACCGATCCGGCTGAGCTCACCGCGCTTGGTCAGCTCGGCCGCGATCGTGACGGCGTCCGCCGGCTCCCCCCGCCCGTACAGGTCGAGGATGGCGTCGTAGATGGCCTCGTGCGCCGGCCGGTAGAAGTCGTTGCCCCGCAACACCTCGACCACATCGGCGATGGCGTCCTTGGACAGCAGCATCCCGCCGATCACCGACTGCTCGGCCGCGACGTCCTGCGGTGGGGTGCGATCGAAGCTCTCCGGCGCCTCGGTGATCTCGGAGACGCTCATCGCCGCACCATCCTCTGCTCCACCAACACCGGTTCCTCCCTCGCCACGACCACGTCACCCAGGCCTATCAGGGACCACCGACACGGCACCGGGCGACGGTACGCACTCGCCCACACCGTGGCAAGCGGCTGCTCATGCGCCCTGGGGACGAAGACGTCCTAGGCTGTGCACGGCCTGTGGAGGACAGTGCTCGTGGTTGTGCACAGGTCGGCAGCGGCCATGTGGACAACCGTTCAGACCCCAGTGATTGCCGTGGTCCTGGCGCCCACCGCCTGTGGACAGAAGAAAGTCGGAGGATCCGTGGACGACACGCCGGACGCACAGGCGCGACCCGCCGGGCGCGTACTCGATCGCCGCATCCTTGACCTCGCGCTGCCCGCCCTCGGCGCCCTCGTGGCCGAGCCGCTGTTCGTCCTGATCGACTCCGCCGTCGTGGGCCATCTCGGAACCTCTCAGCTCGCGGGCCTCACCCTCGCCTCGACCCTGCTCATGACCACCGTGGCGCTGTTCATCTTCCTCGCCTACGCCACCACGGGCGCGGTGGCCCGGCGCCTCGGCGCCGGGGACGAGAAGGGGGCCCTCGCCGTCGGGATGGACGGCATCTGGCTGGCGCTCGGACTGGGCGCACTGCTGCTGATCGCCGGCTACGCCGCCGCGGATCCGGTGGTCCGCGCGATGGGCGCGTCGGCGGAGGTCGCACCCCATGCCCTGGCGTACCTGCGCAGCAGCCTCCCCGGCATCCCCGGGATGCTCGTGGTGCTCGCCGCCACCGGCGCGTTGCGGGGTCTGCAGGACACCCGCACGCCGCTGCGGGTCGCCGTCACCGGCGCCATCGCGAACGCCGCCGGCTCGGTGCTCCTCGTCTACGGCGCCGGGATGGGGATCGCCGGGTCGGGCCTGGCGACGGCGGTGGTCCAGATCGGCATGGGTGTGTGGCTGATCCGGGTGGTCGTGCGGGCGGCACGGGCCCGAGGGGTCTCGCTGCGGCCGGCGCCCGGCGGGATCCTCGCGAACGCGCGGGCGGGGCTGCCGCTGCTCATCCGCACCCTCACGCTGCGGGTGGCGATCCTGCTCACCGTCGCCACCGCCACGTCGTTGGGCAGCGTGCCACTCGCGGCGCACCAGATCGTCAACTCGGTGTGGGGGCTGGCCGCGTTCGCGCTGGACGCCCTCGCCATCGCGGCACAGGCGCTGGTCGGCCACGGACTCGGGGCGCGCCGGCCGGAGGAGGTCCGGGCCGTCGTCCGGCGGTGCCTGCAGTGGGGCACGCTCGCCGGGGTCGGGATCGGTGTGGTGATCGCGGGCCTCGGCGGGTTCCTCACCCCGCTGTTCACCTCCGACCCGGCGGTGCAGCACGCCGCGCACCTGGGACTGATCGTCATCGGAGTCCTGATGCCGGTGGCCGCCTGGCCGTTCGTCCTCGACGGGGTGCTGATGGGCGCCGGCGACGGCGTCTATCTCGCCGTCGCCGGAGCGATCGCGCTCGTCGTCTATCTGCCGCTGCTCTGGGCGGTCGCGAGATGGGCGCCCGAGGGCGCGCTGGGTCTGGTCTGGCTGTGGATCGCCTTCGCCGGCGGCTTCCTGGGCGCGCGAGCGCTCACGACATGGCTGCGCTCACGCGGTAGCCGGTGGATGGTGCTCGGAGTCTGAACGCATCTGACGGGCCTGGGATCAGCCGCGCCATATCTGGCACGGACCTCGCGTGGGCCGTCAGTTGGTGACGGCCCACCCCCGGACGCACGACGGCCCGGCCACCCTGGGGTGACCGGGCCGTGCGTCGGCGGAACGTCAGGCGCCGGGGACCACGTTCAGGTCCACGGTGGCCGAGACGTCGGCGTGCAGGCGCACCTGCACCTGGTGGCTGCCGAGGCTCTTGATCGGCTGACCGATCTCGATGGTGCGACGGTCGACCTGCTGACCACCCGAGGCCTTGATGGCATCGGCGATGTCAGCGGTGGTGACCGAACCGAACAGACGGCCGTTCGGGCCGGCGTTGACCTGCACCACGAACGTCTTGGCCTGCAGGGAGTCCCGCACCGCGCGAGCATCCTCGATCGAGGCGATCGCACGCTTGCGGCGAGCCGCGGTGATCTGGTCGATCTGCTTCTGCCCACCCTTGGTCCACGGAGTGGCCAGGTTGCGCGGGAGCAGGAAGTTACGGGCGTACCCGTCCTTGACGTCGACGATGTCGCCGGCAGTGCCGAGGCCGGTGACCTCGTGGGTGAGAATGAGCTTTGCCATGGCTGTTCCTCCCGGCCTCAGCGAGCAGAGCTCGAGTAGGGGAGCAGGGCCATCTCACGGGCGTTCTTGACGGCCCGTGCGATCTGACGCTGCTCCTGGACGGAGACACCGGTCACTCGGCGGGCGCGGATCTTCCCGCGGTCCGAGATGAACTTCCGCAGCAGCGCGGTGTCCTTGTAGTCGATGGGCCCCTCGAGCTTGACGGTCTTGAGGGGATTGGCCTTCTTCTTCACGACAGGCTTGCGGTTGTCGCGCTTCGCCATTGTTCTGTGCTCCTTGAATACTCGCGCCGCTCACGCGGGCGCGCAGTGGTGATGGTCTAGAAGGGAGGCTCGTCGCCGAAGCTCGAGCCACCCGTTGCCCACGGGTCCTCGGACTGGCCACGCGAGGGCTGTCCCCCGCCGTAGCCGCCCTGGCCACCCTGGTCTCCGCCGTAACCGCCGCCGGCGTTCCCGCCGCCGCCGAAGCCGCCACCACCGCCGCCACCACCGCGCTGGGCGCGGGTGACCTTGGCCGTGGCGTACCGCAGCGAGGGGCCGACCTCGTCGACCTGCATCTCGACGACGGTGCGCTTCTCACCCTCCCGGGTCTCGAAGGAGCGCTGGACGAGACGGCCCTGAGCGACGACGCGCATGCCCTTGGTGAGGGACTCCGCGACGTTCTCGGCCGCTTCACGCCAGATCGAGCACCGCATGAACAGCGTCTCGGCGTCCTTCCACTCGTTCGACTGACGGTCGAACGTGCGGGGGGTGGACGCGATCGTGAAGTTGGCTACGGCTGCACCCGACGGGGTGAACCGGAGCTCCGGGTCGGCCGTGAGGTTGCCGATCACGGTGATGACGGTCTCGCCTGCCATGACGCTCCTTTACGGGAGAACGCGCTCAGCGCGTCTCGGGTCGGATGAGCTTGGTGCGGAGAATGGACTCGCTGAGGCCGAGCTGGCGATCGAGCTCCTGGGCGAGCTCCGGCGTCGCGTGCATGTCCACGACGGCGTAGATGCCCTCGGGATTCTTCGCGATCTCGAATGCCAGGCGGCGCTTGCCCCAGATGTCGACGTTGTCGACGGTCCCACCACCACTGGTGATGACGTTGAGGAACTTCTCGAGCGACGCGGGAACCGTGCGCTCGTCGATCGCCGGGTCGAGAATCACCATCAGTTCGTAGTGACGCATGCTTGAACCCACCTCCTTCGGACTAGGCGGTCACGGTCCTTCCGTGACAGGAGGGTGATGCGTGCTCTCGTGCCCGCTCGCCGGACGGGTGCCCGGCATGACGGTGCACGAGATTCCCCACCAGCCTACCGGACCGGCGCGACATCCCGGGCGTGATCTCCGCGACGCCGCCGAGTGACGCATCTGCGGCAGAGCGAGCGACCGTCAGCAGTGGCTCCGACTGACCGCGGGGCGAGGGACCTACCGGCGGCAACGGGTCAGACTGCGGGCGGCGTGTCGGACGGCCCTATCCCCCGCCGGACCCGCCTGACCCACCGTCGGACCCGCCGTCCGAACCCTCGCCCGAACCTCCGTCGCTGCCACCGTCGGGATCCTCCGACGGTTCCTCGGTCGGCGTCGGGGAGGGCGACGGCGTCGGACTCGGGGTGGGCTCCTCGGTCGGTGTCGGCGTCGGGGTCGGAGTAGGCGTCGGCGTCGGCTCCTCGGTGGGCTCCTCGGTCGGCTCCTCGGTGGTCTCCTCCTCCGTCGGCTCCTCGGTAGGCTCCGGCGAGGGCTCGCGCTGCGGCGGGTTCGCCGGCGGCACGTACACCCGCTCGGGCGCGGACCGCTCCGGGAACTCCTCCACGGCGAGGCCCTCGACGGCGGAACTCATGTACTGCGTCCAGATGTCGGTGGGGTAGCTCCCACCGGAGATCGGCGCCACGCCGCCCCAGCCATCCACCATGGAGACCTCTTCGCCGTCGGCCCCGATCTGGTACATCGCCACCGAGGTGGTGATCTGCGGCACGAAGCCCACGAACCACGCCGATCGGTAGTCGTTGGAGCTACCGGTCTTGCCGGCCGCCGGCCGGCCGATCTGCGACGCCGTCTCACCCGTGCCGCTCTGGACCACCTGCTGCATCGCGAAGGTGGCGTCGGCGACCACCTGGGCCTCGACCACCCGCTCCCCCTCGGCGCCACCGGTGTAGACGACGTCCCCGTCGCGGTTGGTCACCGACCCCACGATGAACCGCTCGTGGTGCACGCCGCCGGAGGCGATGGTCGAGTACGCCTCGGCCATGTCCGCCGGGTGCGGAGAGGCGGTGCCGAGCACGTTGACCAGGTTGCCCTCCAGGCCGGAGGTGTCTTCGGGCAGGCCGAGCCGGTGCGCGACGTCGACCAGGTTGTCCGGGCCGTACTCGTTGTTGAGCTGGACGTAGGCGGTGTTGACCGAGTTCTCCGTGGCCGTCACCAGGTCGATCGAGCCGCGGTTGATCCGGTCGAAGTTGTTGACCTCGAACCCCTCGATCTCCATCGGGGCGTAGCTGGGGTAGCGCTGCTCGAGCGTGGCGCCGTTCTCGAGCGCCGCGATCAGTGCGAACGGCTTGAACGTGGAGCCTCCCTGGGCCACATCCTGTGTGGCGGCGTTGCGCTGGCGCTCCACGAAGTCGGGCCCGCCGTAGAGCGCGAGGATCCCGCCGGTGCTGTTGTCGATCGAGGTCAGCGCCACCCGCACGCCGTCGGGAGTGTCCTCGGGCAGGTTCTCGGCGGCCTCCACGGCCTGGGCCTGGAGATCGGCGTCGATGGTGGACGCGATCTGCAGACCGCCGCCGTCGATCTCGTCCTCGGTGAAGCCGGCGGCGATCAGCTCCTCGCGGATCATCGCCAGCAGGTACCCGTTCGGCCCGCCGTAGGTGTCGGTGCGGGTGGGCTCGGCGACCTCGGGGAACTCCTGGGAGTCCGCCTCGGCCTGGGTGAGCACGTCGTTCTCGACCATGAACGACAGCGTCCGCTCCCAGCGCGCCTGCGCCTGGTCGGGGGCCACGGCCGGGTCCCAGTTGCCCGGCGAGGGGATGATGCCGGCCAGCAGCGCCGACTCCGAGACCGTCAGCTCCGAGGCCGGGTGGCCGAAGTACTCCTGCGCGGCACGCTCGATCCCGTACGCCCCGCGGCCGAAGTAGATGGTGTTCATGTAGGCGCCGAGGATCTCGTCCTTGCTCTGCTGCTGGTCGATCTTCAGCGCCAGGATGGCCTCCCGGAACTTGTCGACGTAGCCGGAGGTCTGGCCGGTGTAGTACCGCTCGACGTACTGCATCGTCAGGGTGGAGCCACCCTGGGTGTCGTTGCCGCGCAGGTTGTTCCACAACGCGCGCGCGATCGCCACCGGATCGACGCCGACGTTGGAGTAGAAGCGGCGATCCTCGGAGGCCACGATCGCTGCACCGACGTGCTCGGGCACCTGTGCCGGGTCGACGATCTCGCGATCGACCTCTGCGAACGAGCCCATGCTCGTCTCACCGTCGGCGTAGGTGATGTCCGAGCCCTCGGCGAGGGCGAAGTCGTCCGGATCGGGCACCTCGACCATGGCGTAGGCGATGCCGAACAGGACCGCCCCCACGAGCACCAGGCTGCCCGCCGCGCCGAGCAGGAAGCGCCAGCCCGGCAGCCAGCGCATCACGGGGCCCTTGCCCCGGCGCGGGTAGTTCCAGAACCGCTTCCTGCCCCCGCCGCGCGCGCTCGCGGCGGTGCCGGCGGCTGCCGACGCCGGCCGCTTGCCCGACGGCGCACCCGACCCTCCCGAGCCCGAGCGCCCCGCGGAGGTGCTCAGCCCGGAGTCACGTACGCTGCGCCGCTTCGGCGCACTGTCACCCTCGCGGCCGGAGGAGTCCGATGATCCGCGACCTGTACCTCGTCCTTGTGCCACTGGGGGCCTTCCTGGTCGTCCTGGCCCGCACGGGGTCCGCCGCGCGTGCGCACTCTCCCCAGTATGCGTTCCACTCCTGGACCCCGCCGCCGCTCTTCACGTGCCTTCCACACAATCCGCGCCCCGCTGGTGAGCGTGCTCACACCGCGCCCGACGGCGGCCGCTGCCACAACGAGCCCACCTCGCCCTACCATAGGTACCAGACATACCTATCGGTTTGTCACCTCGCGCTAGTCATCCCGGCACCGCCGTCGACGGCCGGTGCCGCCACGTCAAGGAGAGAACATTGAGCAGCATCCGCGTAGCGATCGCGGGGGTCGGCAACTGCGCCGCCTCCCTCGTCCAGGGCGTGCACTTCTACGCTGACGCCGACCCCGCCGGCTCCGTCCCCGGCCTCATGCACGTGCAGTTCGGCCCCTATCACGTCCGCGACATCGAGTTCGTCGCCGCATTCGACGTCGATGCGAAGAAGGTCGGCTTCGACCTGTCCGAGGCGATCGGCTCGAGCGAGAACAACACCATCACGATCGCCGACGTCCCGCCGCTGGGGGTCTCGGTCCAGCGCGGCCCGACCCTGGACGGGCTCGGGAAGTACTACCTGGAGACGATCGAGGAGTCACCGGCCGCCTCGGTCGATGTGGCCGCGGCACTGCGCGAGTCGCAGGCGGACGTGCTCATCTGCTACCTCCCCGTGGGTTCGGAGGAGGCGGCCAAGCACTACGCCCAGGCCGCGCTGGATGCCGGCGTCGCGTTCGTCAACGCGCTGCCGGTGTTCATCGCCAGCGACCCGGTGTGGGCGCAGAAGTTCACCGACGCCGGGGTGCCGATCGTGGGCGACGACATCAAGTCCCAGGTCGGGGCGACCATCACCCACCGGGTGCTGGCGCGACTGTTCCAGGAGCGGGGTGTGGTGCTGGACCGGACCTACCAGCTCAACGTCGGCGGCAACATGGACTTCAAGAACATGCTCGAGCGGGACCGCCTGGAGTCGAAGAAGGTGTCCAAGACCCGGGCCGTGACCTCCAACGTGGACCACGATCTCGGCGCCCGCAACGTCCACATCGGCCCCTCCGACTACGTGCAGTGGCTCGACGACCGCAAGTGGGCCTACGTGCGCCTCGAGGGGCGCGCGTTCGGCGAGGTGCCCCTCAACCTGGAGTACAAGCTCGAGGTGTGGGACTCACCCAACTCGGCCGGCATCATCATCGACGCCCTGCGCGCGGCCAAGATCGCCCAGGACCGTGGGCTCGGGGGTCCGGTGCTGGCAGCCTCGGGCTACTTCATGAAGTCCCCGCCCGAGCAGTACGAGGATCAGGCCGGCCGGGTGAAGGTCGAGGAGTTCATCGCGGGCTGAGCGACCGATCGCTCGCCGGCCCGCGATGGTCCGGCGAGCGATCCGGGGCGCCGGCTCCCGGAACTCCCGGCCGGGGCCACGCGTTGAGCACGCTGGACCTGCCTGAAGGAGAGTGCGATGAAGTGCCCCACCGATGGCGCCACACTCGTGATGAGCGAACGCAGTGGCGTCGAGATCGACTACTGCCCCGACTGCCGCGGCGTCTGGCTGGACCGCGGCGAGCTCGACAAGATCATCGACCGGGCGGGTCCGGACCCGCTCGGGCAGACCACGCCCCCGCCTCCCCCGGCGGCGAGGTACGAGCCGGCTCCCGTCGACGAGGGTCGCTACGGCAGCCCGTTCGACGACGGCCCCGTCCCGGGACCGCCACCGCCCCCGGCGCCGATGCCGGGGTACGGACACCCGGGCGGCCGCGGCTATCACCCCGACGACCGCCGCGACCCGCGCTACCGTCGCAAGCGCAAGGACAGCTGGCTCGAGGACCTGTTCGACTTCGACTGAGGCGTCCACGATGAGGGCGGCCACGCACCACCGTCGAGGCCTGCCTTACGGTGGGGGCAGCGACGAAAGGGAGCACAGGTGCTGGCCTACGAGTACGGCAGCGACGGCCGATTGGCGTTGCGCGAGAAGGACGTCCCGAGAGCGGCCGAGGGCGAGGTGACCATCGACGTGGTCGCCGCCGGCATCTGCGGCACCGACCTGAAGATCGCCCGCGGGCAGCACCGGCTGTTCCCGCCCGGCACGGTGCGCGTGCCCGGCCATGAATCGGTGGGCCGGGTGCGCGAGAACCGCTCCGGGCGCAGCGACCTGGAGCCCGGCACGCCGGTGGCCATCGCCCCCAATATCGCGTGCGGGCAGTGCCCCCCGTGCCGCAAGGGCCTGGGGCCGCTGTGCGAGGACTACACCTCCGTGGGGCTGACCTTCGACGGCGGT
Above is a window of Ruania suaedae DNA encoding:
- a CDS encoding MATE family efflux transporter → MDDTPDAQARPAGRVLDRRILDLALPALGALVAEPLFVLIDSAVVGHLGTSQLAGLTLASTLLMTTVALFIFLAYATTGAVARRLGAGDEKGALAVGMDGIWLALGLGALLLIAGYAAADPVVRAMGASAEVAPHALAYLRSSLPGIPGMLVVLAATGALRGLQDTRTPLRVAVTGAIANAAGSVLLVYGAGMGIAGSGLATAVVQIGMGVWLIRVVVRAARARGVSLRPAPGGILANARAGLPLLIRTLTLRVAILLTVATATSLGSVPLAAHQIVNSVWGLAAFALDALAIAAQALVGHGLGARRPEEVRAVVRRCLQWGTLAGVGIGVVIAGLGGFLTPLFTSDPAVQHAAHLGLIVIGVLMPVAAWPFVLDGVLMGAGDGVYLAVAGAIALVVYLPLLWAVARWAPEGALGLVWLWIAFAGGFLGARALTTWLRSRGSRWMVLGV
- the rplI gene encoding 50S ribosomal protein L9, with the protein product MAKLILTHEVTGLGTAGDIVDVKDGYARNFLLPRNLATPWTKGGQKQIDQITAARRKRAIASIEDARAVRDSLQAKTFVVQVNAGPNGRLFGSVTTADIADAIKASGGQQVDRRTIEIGQPIKSLGSHQVQVRLHADVSATVDLNVVPGA
- a CDS encoding transglycosylase domain-containing protein, producing MRWLPGWRFLLGAAGSLVLVGAVLFGIAYAMVEVPDPDDFALAEGSDITYADGETSMGSFAEVDREIVDPAQVPEHVGAAIVASEDRRFYSNVGVDPVAIARALWNNLRGNDTQGGSTLTMQYVERYYTGQTSGYVDKFREAILALKIDQQQSKDEILGAYMNTIYFGRGAYGIERAAQEYFGHPASELTVSESALLAGIIPSPGNWDPAVAPDQAQARWERTLSFMVENDVLTQAEADSQEFPEVAEPTRTDTYGGPNGYLLAMIREELIAAGFTEDEIDGGGLQIASTIDADLQAQAVEAAENLPEDTPDGVRVALTSIDNSTGGILALYGGPDFVERQRNAATQDVAQGGSTFKPFALIAALENGATLEQRYPSYAPMEIEGFEVNNFDRINRGSIDLVTATENSVNTAYVQLNNEYGPDNLVDVAHRLGLPEDTSGLEGNLVNVLGTASPHPADMAEAYSTIASGGVHHERFIVGSVTNRDGDVVYTGGAEGERVVEAQVVADATFAMQQVVQSGTGETASQIGRPAAGKTGSSNDYRSAWFVGFVPQITTSVAMYQIGADGEEVSMVDGWGGVAPISGGSYPTDIWTQYMSSAVEGLAVEEFPERSAPERVYVPPANPPQREPSPEPTEEPTEEETTEEPTEEPTEEPTPTPTPTPTPTPTEEPTPSPTPSPSPTPTEEPSEDPDGGSDGGSGEGSDGGSDGGSGGSGGG
- the rpsR gene encoding 30S ribosomal protein S18, giving the protein MAKRDNRKPVVKKKANPLKTVKLEGPIDYKDTALLRKFISDRGKIRARRVTGVSVQEQRQIARAVKNAREMALLPYSSSAR
- the rpsF gene encoding 30S ribosomal protein S6, whose protein sequence is MRHYELMVILDPAIDERTVPASLEKFLNVITSGGGTVDNVDIWGKRRLAFEIAKNPEGIYAVVDMHATPELAQELDRQLGLSESILRTKLIRPETR
- a CDS encoding zf-TFIIB domain-containing protein; its protein translation is MKCPTDGATLVMSERSGVEIDYCPDCRGVWLDRGELDKIIDRAGPDPLGQTTPPPPPAARYEPAPVDEGRYGSPFDDGPVPGPPPPPAPMPGYGHPGGRGYHPDDRRDPRYRRKRKDSWLEDLFDFD
- a CDS encoding inositol-3-phosphate synthase; amino-acid sequence: MSSIRVAIAGVGNCAASLVQGVHFYADADPAGSVPGLMHVQFGPYHVRDIEFVAAFDVDAKKVGFDLSEAIGSSENNTITIADVPPLGVSVQRGPTLDGLGKYYLETIEESPAASVDVAAALRESQADVLICYLPVGSEEAAKHYAQAALDAGVAFVNALPVFIASDPVWAQKFTDAGVPIVGDDIKSQVGATITHRVLARLFQERGVVLDRTYQLNVGGNMDFKNMLERDRLESKKVSKTRAVTSNVDHDLGARNVHIGPSDYVQWLDDRKWAYVRLEGRAFGEVPLNLEYKLEVWDSPNSAGIIIDALRAAKIAQDRGLGGPVLAASGYFMKSPPEQYEDQAGRVKVEEFIAG
- a CDS encoding single-stranded DNA-binding protein, with the translated sequence MAGETVITVIGNLTADPELRFTPSGAAVANFTIASTPRTFDRQSNEWKDAETLFMRCSIWREAAENVAESLTKGMRVVAQGRLVQRSFETREGEKRTVVEMQVDEVGPSLRYATAKVTRAQRGGGGGGGGFGGGGNAGGGYGGDQGGQGGYGGGQPSRGQSEDPWATGGSSFGDEPPF